The Catenulispora sp. MAP5-51 genomic sequence CCATGGCACCACGCTCGCGCCATGGTCGCTCTTCGCTCGAAAGAGTGATTTCGCGGCAGGGCTATTGCGGCCCGGAGACCTGCGACGGTTACTGAAAGTAGCTAAACCGGTGGGCCGCCCACCTCCCGGGGGAGCGGCAAGGAGCTCGGCCATCCGTCGAACGGCGGTCGGGGTCCGTGCCGCAAGGGCACCCCGGAGGAGGAATCAGCCACCAGTCGGTGTCCCCGGGGACCCGGCAGGTGCGGCGGATCCACGTCAAGTCCCTAAAGGGCGTCATACAGACGACGGTTCGTATGCTCCCGGCCCCCTCCTTCGGGGTCCCCAGTCCTGGACCAAGGTTCGGCTGCCCGCCACCGCGCCCTGCCCGGGCGCCGGCGGCCGGGACTCGACGGGCTTGATCACGAGCACCGTCGCGACCGCCCGAGCAGCCCGGTCACCGCCACGCGTGGCGCGGTGACCACAGCTGCTCCTCTCGGTACTCAAGGCCGACCAATCCCACGTCGACCTGCGACAACGCGGTCGGCGGCCGCGACCGCCCGCCGCACCAGGAGTCGCGCATCAGCCAACTGCAAGGAGCAACGCGAATGCCCATCTCTCCTAACCAGGGATCCACCGGTGGCGGGACCACCGTCACCATCACCGGAGTCAACCTCGCCGGTGCGACCGCAGTGCACTTCGGCACCAAGCTGGCCACCATCACCGCGAACACCCCCACCTCGGTCACGGTCACCTCGCCGTCCGGCGCCGGGACCGTGGGAGTGACCGTGACCACAGCGGGCGGCACCAGCAACCCGCTGTCGTTCTTCTACGTGGGAGCCCCGTTCAAGGCCGCCCTGGGCACCAGCTCCGGGCCGACGGCGGGCGGAAACACGGTCGCCATCAGCGGCACTGGGCTCGCGACCGCCACCTCCGTCGCGTTCGGCGCCAACAGCGCGACGCCGACCGTGGTGTCCGACAGCCTGATCGACGTCGTCGTCCCCGCGGGTACCGCGGCGGGGTCGGTCGGCGTCACCGTCACCACCGCCGGCGGCAGCAACAACGGGTTCTCCTACACCTACGTGGACGCCCCCACGGTCACCACTATCACCCCCTCCTCCGGCCCGACCTCCGGAGGCACCGCGGTGACGGTCACCGGAACCGGCCTCACCACCACACAGTCGGTCACCGTCGGCGGCACCATCGCGCCGTTCACGGTCATCAACGACACGGAACTGTCGATCGTCACCCCGCCCGGTACTGCCGGGGCCGCCGACGTGGTCGTCACCACCACCGGTGGCAGCGCCACCGCCGTGGGCGGCTTCACCTACACCGCCGCACCTGGAATCTGATCAGCGGCCCGCAGCCCAACCGGCCACCGGAACTGCGTAGCGTCTCGCCGGGGCAGAGGAAGCCCTCTGTCCCGGCGGCCGGTCGTCTCCGCGCTCCGCCCATCGCCAGCCCGTCATGCGACGGCATTTATCCCAGGGCGACCGTGGGGAGTGCCACGCCGTCTTCGATTCCGGGCGGGAAGAAGCCAAGGTCGTCATTCCCAGAGCGCCGCCCTCGTCCAGCGTCCAGTGGCGGGCAGTCAGCGCGGCTTGCGACCCAGTCCGACCCGGACTTGTGACGGCGCCGTCTTGCGGATATCTCATGAGGAACCCCGATCGAAATCAACGGTCGACAGTCCTCTGGAGAATTTCGCCTTGAAGCCCAGGCGACATGGAGATCAGCCCGAGAGTGAACTATGTAGCATCCACAACAATTCAGGCACCGCCGCCACAGGTGCTCCCCCCTTCGGCACGAGGGAGCCAGTCTGATGCGCAGTAGCCTGAGACAGGATATCAGCGATGTCGCTTTGCTCGGCGCCGTATCCGTTCGGCTCGCTCCCACGGAATACTGATCAACACCCTGTCGGCGCCCAACGAGGATCACCGGTCTCTCCAGGTCGAAGCAGAGCCGCAGCCCACGACACCGGTGAGCTCCCCTCGACGGGCCCAGCGCCGGGCAGGCGCTGCTGGCTCATGCCGCCGAGGCAACGCATACATCCCCAATATGAGTGACGTCGACCTCATCAGCGTTCACGGCTAGTGCCGTATTGGGTATTCCCGTAGTGCAGTCATATATCAGCCAGCATCCGGAGCCAGCTGGTACGAGTGACTCGTACTGCGTGTCCAGGGGGTCGGCATGTGAATGATTCGCATACTCCCGGCTCTACGGGGTCTCTATCCCAAACGCAGGGTTCGGTTCCTTACCGACCGTTTGTCCTGCCCGCGCAGCAGGGGATGCGGACTCGGCGGACCAGTTATTGCGATATCGCGATCACCTGAACGTTCCGGTCTGCGCCGCCGGCGGCGTTCGACCGCGGCCACGTACAGGTGCCCGGCAGCCGACAGCGCGATGTCGGCCTCCGACAAACACAACCAGGGGCAGCGACTAGCGCCCGAACTCCACCAAAATCAACCGTTCAACGCACAAGGAGCACGCTCATGCCCATTTCTCCGAACCAGGGATCCACCGGCGGCGGGACCACCGTCACCATCACCGGCACCAACCTCGCTGGCGCGACCGCCGTCAAGTTCGGCACCAAGTCCGCCACCATCACCGCCAACACGCCCACGTCGGTCACCGCCATCTCCCCTTCCGGCACCGGGACCGTGGGCGTCACGGTGACCACCAGCGGTGGGACCAGCAACCCGCTGTCGTTCTTCTACGTTGGGGCGCCGTTCAAGGCGACGCTCAGCGCCAACTCCGGACCGACGGCCGGAGGCAACACCGTCACCCTGTCCGGCACCGGCCTGTCCACCGCCTCCAGCGTGGACTTCGGTGCCAACAGCGCCACGCCCACCGTGATCTCCGACAGTCTGATCAGCGTCACGGTGCCTGCCGGCGCCG encodes the following:
- a CDS encoding IPT/TIG domain-containing protein, translating into MPISPNQGSTGGGTTVTITGTNLAGATAVKFGTKSATITANTPTSVTAISPSGTGTVGVTVTTSGGTSNPLSFFYVGAPFKATLSANSGPTAGGNTVTLSGTGLSTASSVDFGANSATPTVISDSLISVTVPAGAAAGSVGITVHTAGGASNGLSYTYVDAPTATSVTPNSGPTSGGTGVTVAGTGLTTTSSVTVGGVVAPFSVVSDTELSVVTPPGTAGAVDLVVSTTGGSATLTGGFTYVAGPGI
- a CDS encoding IPT/TIG domain-containing protein; translation: MPISPNQGSTGGGTTVTITGVNLAGATAVHFGTKLATITANTPTSVTVTSPSGAGTVGVTVTTAGGTSNPLSFFYVGAPFKAALGTSSGPTAGGNTVAISGTGLATATSVAFGANSATPTVVSDSLIDVVVPAGTAAGSVGVTVTTAGGSNNGFSYTYVDAPTVTTITPSSGPTSGGTAVTVTGTGLTTTQSVTVGGTIAPFTVINDTELSIVTPPGTAGAADVVVTTTGGSATAVGGFTYTAAPGI